One stretch of Riemerella columbina DNA includes these proteins:
- the rlmN gene encoding 23S rRNA (adenine(2503)-C(2))-methyltransferase RlmN — MKDIRTLSLEELKDYFVSIGEKPFRAKQVYDWLWSKNEHSIEDMTNLSKALREKIAQDFNIKPVAVDVFQKSKDGTIKNGVKLHDGLMVESVLIPTESRTTACVSSQVGCSLNCEFCATAKLKRMRNLEVAEIIDQVALIDQQSQEYFDRPLSNIVFMGMGEPMMNYKNVVEAIRKITQPEGLGMSARRITVSTSGIPKMIKMLADEDLKVKLALSLHSAIEAKRNEIMPFSTKFPLTDILEALQYWYQKTGSIITLEYCIWKGINDTDEDIKALIKFCKKVPTKVNLIEYNSIGEGKYDRSNPQATQNYVRQLEKNGITVMIRRSRGSDIDAACGQLANKS, encoded by the coding sequence ATGAAAGACATCCGCACGCTCAGTTTAGAGGAGTTAAAAGACTATTTTGTTTCCATTGGCGAAAAACCCTTTCGTGCCAAGCAAGTTTATGATTGGCTATGGAGCAAAAACGAGCATAGCATAGAGGATATGACCAACCTCTCTAAAGCGCTAAGAGAGAAAATAGCTCAGGATTTTAACATAAAGCCAGTGGCGGTAGATGTTTTTCAAAAAAGTAAAGATGGCACCATCAAAAACGGCGTAAAGCTCCACGATGGACTGATGGTGGAGAGCGTTCTGATTCCTACCGAAAGCCGAACCACAGCGTGTGTGTCCTCGCAAGTAGGCTGTTCTCTCAACTGCGAATTTTGCGCAACGGCAAAGCTGAAGCGGATGAGAAATTTAGAAGTGGCAGAGATTATAGACCAAGTGGCACTGATAGACCAACAGAGCCAAGAATATTTTGACCGACCGCTTTCTAACATCGTGTTTATGGGTATGGGCGAGCCGATGATGAACTATAAAAATGTAGTAGAAGCCATCAGAAAAATCACGCAGCCCGAAGGTTTGGGGATGTCCGCAAGGCGCATCACGGTTTCCACATCAGGCATTCCGAAAATGATAAAAATGCTAGCGGATGAGGATTTAAAAGTTAAGTTAGCCCTGTCTCTTCACTCTGCAATAGAAGCCAAAAGGAATGAAATTATGCCTTTTTCCACCAAGTTTCCATTAACGGATATTTTGGAGGCGCTGCAGTATTGGTATCAAAAAACGGGCAGCATCATCACTTTGGAATATTGCATATGGAAGGGCATTAACGATACCGATGAAGACATAAAAGCACTGATTAAATTTTGCAAAAAAGTACCCACCAAAGTCAACCTTATTGAGTATAATTCTATTGGCGAGGGGAAATACGACCGTTCCAACCCTCAGGCAACGCAGAATTATGTGCGCCAATTGGAGAAAAATGGCATTACTGTGATGATTCGCCGCAGCCGAGGCAGCGATATTGATGCCGCTTGTGGACAGTTGGCAAATAAGTCTTAA
- the mnmD gene encoding tRNA (5-methylaminomethyl-2-thiouridine)(34)-methyltransferase MnmD, whose translation MHREIKTTSDGSKTLFINELNEGYHSHHGAMQEAYHVFIKNGIEKIQKSEINILELGFGTGLNALVTLDYLLKNQNIKQVNYFTLEKYPINSEEIKHLAYYELFNDSRFEAINNAIHQSEWEKAVEILPSFNLTKINTDFYELENLQLPPIDLVYFDCFGARVQPDLWEEPLAKMVANKMTTNGLLTTYSSKGSFQRVLKSLNFKVEKVEGPKGKREMLNAWKL comes from the coding sequence ATGCATAGAGAAATAAAAACCACCTCAGACGGCTCTAAAACACTATTTATCAATGAATTAAATGAAGGCTACCACTCTCATCATGGGGCTATGCAAGAGGCTTATCATGTTTTTATAAAAAACGGAATAGAAAAGATACAAAAATCAGAAATCAATATTTTAGAATTGGGTTTCGGTACAGGGCTTAATGCCTTAGTAACACTGGATTATTTATTGAAAAATCAAAATATAAAGCAAGTTAATTACTTTACATTAGAAAAATACCCTATAAATTCCGAAGAGATAAAACATTTAGCCTATTACGAGTTATTTAATGATTCTCGTTTTGAGGCTATAAATAACGCAATTCATCAATCGGAATGGGAAAAAGCGGTGGAAATCCTCCCCTCTTTCAATCTCACAAAAATCAATACCGATTTTTATGAATTAGAAAACCTACAACTCCCCCCTATTGATTTGGTTTATTTTGATTGTTTTGGCGCTCGTGTACAACCTGATTTATGGGAAGAGCCTTTGGCAAAAATGGTCGCTAACAAAATGACAACCAATGGATTGCTCACCACCTATTCTTCTAAAGGAAGTTTCCAACGGGTGCTAAAATCTTTAAATTTTAAAGTGGAAAAAGTGGAAGGTCCAAAAGGTAAAAGAGAGATGCTCAACGCGTGGAAATTATAA
- a CDS encoding branched-chain amino acid aminotransferase, with product MKIKKSEDPRIKSFDPNNFGFGNTFIDHMVICRYENGAWGEPELMPYGPLGFTPAMMGVNYGQACFEGMKAYKDAQGEVFLFRPEKNFARMNKSAKRLAIPELPESVFMNGLKALIDMDRDWIPNGKDTSLYIRPVLFATEEALKARIANQYMFAIVATPAKSYYNEPVSVKIADYYSRAASGGVGSAKAAGNYAASFYPTKLANEEGYEQIIWTDDATHEYFEESGTMNVFVRINDTIFTPPTSDKILDGVTRDSFIQLAKNNSIEVKVEPVSVKAVVEAHRQGTLKEVWGVGTAVVLSVFQALGYKDEKLQLPQLSDEESFAVKLKNQLVGIQTNQLEDPFGWRQKVEKGFVDTL from the coding sequence ATGAAAATTAAAAAATCAGAAGATCCTCGCATTAAAAGCTTTGACCCTAACAACTTCGGTTTTGGGAATACCTTTATAGACCATATGGTAATTTGTCGGTACGAAAACGGCGCTTGGGGCGAGCCAGAATTGATGCCTTACGGTCCGTTGGGCTTTACCCCAGCTATGATGGGCGTTAATTATGGACAAGCTTGTTTTGAAGGGATGAAAGCTTATAAAGATGCTCAGGGCGAGGTCTTTTTATTTCGTCCAGAAAAAAACTTTGCAAGGATGAATAAATCAGCGAAGAGATTGGCTATTCCAGAGCTTCCAGAATCGGTGTTTATGAACGGACTGAAAGCCTTGATAGATATGGATAGAGATTGGATCCCTAATGGTAAAGACACTTCGCTATACATTCGCCCTGTGCTATTTGCGACAGAAGAGGCGCTAAAAGCACGGATTGCCAACCAATATATGTTCGCTATTGTGGCAACACCTGCCAAGTCTTATTATAATGAACCTGTTTCGGTTAAAATTGCAGATTATTACTCTCGCGCAGCCAGTGGTGGCGTGGGTTCTGCCAAGGCGGCGGGGAACTATGCAGCCTCTTTTTATCCTACCAAATTAGCCAATGAGGAAGGCTATGAGCAAATCATTTGGACAGATGATGCCACCCACGAATATTTTGAAGAAAGTGGAACGATGAATGTCTTTGTAAGAATCAATGATACCATTTTTACGCCGCCAACTTCGGATAAAATTTTAGATGGCGTTACCCGCGACAGCTTTATCCAATTGGCGAAAAACAACAGCATAGAAGTGAAAGTAGAGCCTGTTAGTGTGAAGGCAGTGGTAGAAGCGCACCGCCAAGGCACGCTGAAGGAAGTTTGGGGCGTGGGAACTGCCGTGGTGCTTAGCGTATTCCAAGCATTGGGTTACAAAGATGAAAAGTTGCAATTACCACAATTGAGCGATGAGGAAAGCTTTGCCGTAAAACTCAAAAATCAATTGGTGGGCATCCAAACCAATCAGTTGGAGGATCCTTTCGGATGGCGCCAAAAAGTGGAAAAAGGCTTTGTAGATACTTTATAA
- a CDS encoding peptidylprolyl isomerase, with protein sequence MNLDKEFYNALPDGVYAKMETSKGDMIIQFFDQESPVTVANFVGLAQGTIDNKAKKKGEPYYNGIIFHRVIKDFMIQGGDPTGTGMGDPGYKFDDEKNNLKHEGKGFLSMANSGPNTNGSQFFITEVATPWLDGKHTIFGKVVKGLEVIDAIANVEKGAQDKPKEDVVIKNIEIFTKGEVYKHYDAAKIFNEGKVKIQEQNKAYEAKKAAEEAKKLEALKEGMTTTNSGLMYKITQSTNGASPKAGDMVAVHYAGRLVTGQEFDNSFKRGEPIEFPVGTGRVIKGWDEGIMLLKEGEKATLLIPSDLAYGQRGAGGVIPPNATLIFDVELVKIK encoded by the coding sequence ATGAACTTAGACAAAGAATTTTACAATGCCTTACCAGATGGCGTTTATGCTAAAATGGAAACCTCAAAAGGGGATATGATTATCCAGTTTTTTGACCAAGAATCTCCAGTTACAGTAGCCAATTTCGTGGGCTTAGCACAGGGGACTATAGACAACAAAGCCAAGAAAAAAGGAGAACCTTATTATAACGGCATTATTTTCCACAGGGTGATTAAAGATTTTATGATCCAAGGTGGCGACCCTACTGGAACGGGTATGGGCGACCCTGGCTACAAATTTGATGATGAAAAAAACAATCTAAAACACGAGGGCAAAGGCTTCTTATCTATGGCAAACTCTGGACCTAACACCAATGGTTCTCAGTTTTTCATCACAGAAGTGGCTACACCGTGGTTAGACGGCAAACACACCATTTTCGGTAAAGTGGTAAAAGGTTTAGAAGTTATTGATGCCATTGCCAATGTAGAAAAAGGTGCTCAGGATAAACCGAAAGAAGATGTAGTGATTAAAAACATTGAAATCTTTACCAAAGGAGAGGTTTACAAACACTACGATGCCGCTAAGATTTTCAACGAAGGTAAAGTGAAAATCCAAGAGCAAAATAAAGCCTACGAAGCCAAAAAGGCAGCCGAAGAAGCTAAAAAATTAGAAGCTCTAAAAGAAGGAATGACCACTACCAATAGCGGTTTAATGTACAAAATAACGCAGTCTACCAACGGTGCTTCACCAAAGGCTGGCGATATGGTAGCGGTACACTACGCTGGCAGATTGGTAACCGGTCAAGAGTTTGATAATTCATTCAAAAGAGGCGAGCCTATTGAGTTTCCAGTGGGAACAGGGCGCGTGATTAAAGGTTGGGATGAAGGTATTATGCTCCTTAAAGAAGGTGAAAAAGCCACCCTTTTAATTCCATCAGATTTGGCGTATGGACAGAGAGGTGCTGGTGGCGTTATTCCACCAAATGCCACCCTTATTTTTGATGTGGAATTAGTCAAAATCAAATAA
- a CDS encoding ion transporter, protein MSKQESRLHPAQGWRRKLFRIIYAADTPMGKTFDIVLLILIIISTLTIILESLSAVDRKYHAIFLCIEWIISILFSIEYILRIITVRNKRAYILSFMGIIDFLSIVPFFLSLLFPFVKFFMIIRLLRILRVFRILNLMDYMKDGRYIVLALKRSSRKIYIFMLFIIVIVVLVGSLMYVVEGGKNGFVDIPTSIYWAVVTLTTVGYGDISPVTPLGQFLSVVLMLCGYSIIAVPTGIVTSEFKTKASHHNECPRCGNNDHDADARYCKQCGERIHLQP, encoded by the coding sequence ATGTCAAAACAAGAGAGTAGACTGCACCCTGCCCAAGGTTGGCGGAGGAAATTATTTAGAATCATCTATGCGGCAGATACGCCTATGGGTAAGACTTTTGATATTGTTTTGCTCATTCTTATCATCATCAGTACGCTCACCATTATTTTAGAAAGTTTGAGCGCTGTAGACCGAAAATACCACGCTATTTTTCTCTGCATAGAATGGATTATTTCCATTTTGTTTAGTATAGAATACATCCTGAGAATCATCACGGTAAGGAATAAGCGGGCGTATATTCTGAGCTTTATGGGGATTATAGATTTCCTCTCCATTGTGCCGTTTTTTCTGAGTTTGCTGTTTCCTTTCGTTAAATTCTTTATGATTATCCGCTTGCTTAGGATTTTGAGGGTTTTTAGAATTCTCAACCTGATGGATTATATGAAAGATGGACGGTATATTGTTTTGGCTTTGAAAAGAAGCTCTCGGAAGATTTATATTTTTATGCTGTTCATCATCGTGATTGTGGTGCTGGTGGGCTCTCTGATGTATGTGGTGGAAGGCGGCAAAAATGGCTTTGTGGACATCCCAACCAGTATTTATTGGGCAGTGGTTACGCTGACGACAGTGGGCTATGGCGATATTTCTCCCGTAACGCCGCTCGGGCAATTTCTTTCTGTGGTGCTGATGCTCTGCGGTTACAGCATTATTGCCGTGCCGACAGGGATTGTCACTTCCGAATTTAAAACCAAAGCTTCTCATCATAACGAATGCCCCAGATGTGGCAATAACGACCACGATGCCGATGCCAGATATTGCAAACAATGCGGCGAGCGCATCCATCTTCAGCCTTAA
- a CDS encoding Nif3-like dinuclear metal center hexameric protein, producing the protein MNIKEFLSQLNTLVPLAQAESFDNVGLLCGNPNREVESILIAHDALETVIEEAINIKANVVVVFHPIIFSGLKSITGKNYVERSVMKALENKIAIIAIHTALDNDFLGVNYRIGQVLGLQNLKTLMPKTQDLYQLSVYVPKDNAAAVEQALFEAGAGQIGFYDECRFSISGQGTFRPKQGAQPYIGSVNERTEVEEIMLSVIFEKYKKSNIITAMKQAHPYEEVAYQIYALENENQYLGLGQYGEWQTPLSEPDFLNLLKEKFNLKVIKHSPTLGKTIQRVAMLGGSGADGIKAAMAQNCDAYITADLKYHDFYQAENQILLCDIGHFESEQFVVQQLFEILSENFTKFAISKTTQNTNPVNYFI; encoded by the coding sequence ATGAATATTAAAGAATTTTTATCTCAACTGAACACTTTGGTACCGCTGGCACAGGCGGAAAGTTTTGACAATGTAGGTTTGCTCTGTGGCAACCCAAACCGAGAGGTGGAGAGCATCCTAATCGCCCACGACGCCTTGGAAACCGTGATTGAGGAAGCCATAAACATAAAAGCCAATGTGGTGGTGGTTTTTCATCCGATTATTTTCTCTGGGCTCAAGTCTATCACGGGCAAAAATTATGTGGAACGGAGCGTGATGAAAGCGCTGGAAAATAAGATAGCCATCATTGCCATACACACGGCTTTAGATAATGATTTCTTGGGTGTTAATTATAGAATAGGGCAGGTGCTGGGCTTGCAGAATTTAAAAACTTTAATGCCGAAAACGCAAGATTTATATCAATTGTCGGTTTATGTGCCTAAGGACAATGCCGCTGCCGTGGAGCAAGCACTTTTTGAGGCTGGAGCAGGGCAAATTGGGTTTTATGATGAATGCCGTTTCAGTATTTCGGGGCAGGGTACTTTTCGCCCAAAACAGGGCGCTCAGCCTTATATTGGCAGTGTAAATGAAAGAACAGAGGTGGAAGAAATAATGCTCTCGGTCATCTTTGAAAAATATAAGAAAAGTAACATCATCACCGCGATGAAACAAGCCCACCCTTACGAAGAAGTAGCCTATCAAATCTACGCCTTAGAAAACGAAAATCAGTATTTGGGCTTAGGGCAATATGGTGAATGGCAAACACCACTTTCGGAACCTGATTTTTTGAATTTGCTCAAAGAAAAGTTTAATTTGAAAGTCATTAAACACTCTCCAACCTTGGGGAAAACGATCCAGCGCGTGGCTATGTTGGGGGGGAGTGGCGCAGATGGCATCAAGGCGGCTATGGCTCAGAATTGTGATGCTTATATCACTGCAGACCTCAAATACCACGACTTCTACCAAGCCGAAAACCAAATCTTATTATGCGACATCGGTCATTTTGAATCTGAACAATTTGTTGTTCAACAATTATTTGAAATTTTATCAGAAAATTTTACTAAATTTGCAATTTCAAAGACAACCCAAAATACTAACCCAGTAAACTATTTTATATAA
- a CDS encoding zinc ribbon domain-containing protein, with protein MAKKVNDISVEEKLRALYDLQFIDSRLDEIRNTRGELPIEVEDLENEIEGLNKRAEKFAQDIKDQEVEIKNKKELINHAQGLMEKYKSQQDNVRNNKEFEALAKEIEYQDLEIQLAEKKIKEFGAKKDFKTENLNQLKAKIEELQNHLNYKKEELENLIAETQKEEEFLTQKSEEFASKIDQRLLASYQRIRKGSSNGLAVVGIERGAPKGSYFTIPPQKQMEIAQRKKIIIDEHSGKILVDDDLVMEENEKMKDIIKF; from the coding sequence ATGGCTAAGAAAGTAAATGACATTTCTGTAGAAGAGAAACTAAGAGCGCTCTATGACTTACAGTTTATAGATTCGCGTTTAGATGAAATAAGAAATACCAGAGGCGAGCTCCCAATTGAGGTAGAAGATTTGGAAAATGAAATAGAAGGGCTTAACAAAAGAGCCGAAAAATTTGCTCAAGATATTAAAGATCAAGAAGTTGAGATTAAAAATAAAAAAGAACTTATTAACCACGCCCAAGGGCTGATGGAGAAATATAAATCTCAGCAAGATAATGTAAGAAATAACAAAGAGTTTGAAGCGCTTGCCAAAGAAATTGAATATCAAGATTTAGAAATTCAATTGGCGGAGAAGAAAATCAAAGAATTTGGAGCTAAAAAAGACTTCAAAACGGAGAACCTTAACCAGCTGAAAGCCAAAATAGAAGAACTCCAGAACCACCTTAATTATAAAAAAGAAGAGTTAGAAAATCTGATTGCAGAAACGCAAAAAGAAGAAGAGTTCTTAACTCAGAAATCTGAAGAATTTGCAAGCAAAATAGACCAAAGACTTTTGGCTTCTTACCAAAGAATCAGAAAAGGTTCATCTAACGGTTTGGCTGTGGTAGGCATAGAAAGAGGCGCGCCTAAGGGGTCTTATTTTACCATTCCACCACAAAAACAAATGGAAATTGCCCAAAGAAAGAAAATCATTATTGATGAACATTCTGGGAAAATTTTAGTAGATGATGATTTGGTGATGGAAGAAAATGAAAAAATGAAAGACATCATCAAATTTTAA
- a CDS encoding S9 family peptidase, producing the protein MNLKKIGLTLAVGTTWLMNAQQQVMTPEQLWTLKKLSVKAVAPDHSALVYKVGQVDLKTEKTNAQQYFLNLRSAASTPVAWGDKKLIQWDRNGIYAIENQTIYCSKDQGETWTTFYKLEDADADNIMISPDAKKIAFSKEVLVEKVQAKDKYPDLPKTTGYVYTDLNHRHWDYFNEGKYNHIFLVEVGSSQAPKDLQEGKAWDSPQRPFGGGEDFIFSPDSSQLLFVMKPLSGKAYAISTNTDIFAYHIGTGETKNLTQDNKGYDVNPKFSPDGRYLTWQSMTTDGYEADKNDLKIMDWKTGAITNLTKHWDETVDGNFYWSQDAKTLYFTAAYRGTKQLFALPISTKKVKQLTQGQFDVNEIITVDKSQIIVGRTDINHNTDLFSVQPKNGEMKPLTAVNQEVYAKIKPSQSELKMVKTSDGKEMGVWFHYPPDFDPTKKYPTLLYCQGGPQSALTLFFSTRWNFALMAAQGYIVVAPNRRGMPGWGTEWNAAISKDWGGQPMRDYLAAADFAKTLPYVDGERMAAVGASYGGYSVLMLAGIHENRFKTFIAHDGLFDMKSWYLTTEELWFANWDLGGSPYDTPLPKSYTDYNPSNFVNRWNKPIMIIQGGKDFRVGYEQGQEAFQAAQLKGLKSKFLYFPNENHWVLQPQNGLVWQREFFQWLKETL; encoded by the coding sequence ATGAATTTAAAAAAAATAGGACTTACCTTGGCGGTAGGCACCACATGGTTAATGAATGCACAACAACAAGTGATGACGCCAGAGCAACTCTGGACTTTGAAAAAACTCAGCGTGAAAGCCGTGGCTCCAGACCATTCGGCTTTGGTTTATAAGGTAGGACAGGTAGACTTAAAAACCGAGAAAACCAATGCACAACAGTATTTCCTCAACCTCCGCTCGGCAGCGAGCACACCCGTAGCGTGGGGCGATAAAAAATTGATACAATGGGATCGTAATGGCATTTATGCTATTGAAAATCAAACGATTTATTGTTCAAAAGATCAAGGTGAAACTTGGACAACTTTTTATAAATTAGAAGATGCCGATGCTGATAATATTATGATTTCGCCAGATGCTAAAAAAATAGCGTTTAGTAAGGAAGTTTTAGTGGAAAAAGTGCAAGCTAAGGATAAATATCCAGATTTACCGAAAACCACGGGCTATGTTTATACCGACCTGAACCATCGCCATTGGGATTACTTTAACGAAGGGAAGTACAACCATATTTTCTTAGTGGAAGTAGGCAGTAGCCAAGCGCCAAAAGACTTGCAAGAAGGCAAAGCCTGGGATAGCCCACAGCGTCCATTTGGTGGCGGAGAGGATTTTATCTTCAGCCCCGACTCTTCGCAATTGCTCTTTGTGATGAAACCTTTGAGTGGTAAGGCGTACGCCATTTCCACCAATACCGATATTTTTGCTTACCACATTGGCACTGGCGAGACCAAAAATCTAACCCAAGACAATAAAGGTTATGATGTCAATCCAAAATTTAGTCCTGATGGGCGTTATCTCACATGGCAAAGTATGACTACAGACGGCTATGAGGCGGACAAAAACGACCTCAAAATAATGGATTGGAAAACGGGTGCGATCACCAATTTAACGAAACATTGGGATGAAACGGTGGATGGCAATTTCTACTGGTCGCAAGATGCTAAAACGCTTTATTTTACCGCTGCTTACCGAGGGACAAAGCAACTTTTTGCCTTGCCGATAAGTACGAAAAAAGTCAAACAACTCACCCAAGGGCAGTTTGATGTCAACGAAATTATCACGGTGGATAAAAGCCAAATCATCGTGGGGCGTACGGATATCAACCACAACACCGATTTATTTTCCGTTCAGCCTAAAAATGGCGAAATGAAACCATTAACAGCTGTAAATCAAGAAGTTTATGCGAAAATAAAGCCTTCTCAATCAGAATTGAAAATGGTCAAAACCTCCGATGGTAAGGAGATGGGCGTGTGGTTCCATTATCCGCCAGATTTTGACCCAACAAAAAAATATCCAACCTTGTTGTATTGCCAAGGTGGACCGCAGTCGGCATTGACTTTATTTTTCTCTACCCGCTGGAATTTTGCACTGATGGCGGCTCAAGGCTATATCGTGGTCGCTCCTAACCGCCGAGGAATGCCTGGTTGGGGAACGGAGTGGAACGCTGCGATTTCCAAAGATTGGGGCGGACAACCTATGCGAGATTATTTAGCCGCTGCCGATTTTGCTAAAACGCTACCTTATGTAGATGGCGAGCGTATGGCGGCGGTGGGCGCCAGCTATGGCGGTTATAGCGTGCTGATGTTGGCAGGAATTCACGAAAATCGTTTCAAAACATTCATCGCTCATGATGGCTTGTTTGATATGAAATCTTGGTACTTGACCACCGAAGAATTGTGGTTTGCCAATTGGGATTTGGGCGGTTCTCCGTATGATACACCACTTCCGAAATCTTATACAGACTACAATCCGAGCAATTTTGTGAACCGTTGGAACAAACCTATTATGATTATCCAAGGTGGCAAAGACTTCCGTGTGGGGTATGAACAGGGGCAAGAAGCCTTCCAAGCGGCACAGCTAAAAGGTTTAAAGTCTAAATTTCTCTATTTTCCAAATGAAAACCACTGGGTGCTGCAGCCTCAAAATGGTTTGGTATGGCAACGGGAGTTTTTCCAATGGTTGAAAGAGACCTTGTAA